A window of the Gossypium arboreum isolate Shixiya-1 chromosome 2, ASM2569848v2, whole genome shotgun sequence genome harbors these coding sequences:
- the LOC108467065 gene encoding transportin-1-like isoform X1: protein MAAAGSASWQPQEEGLKEICGLLEQQISPSSSADKSQIWQQLQHYSQFPDFNNYLAFILARAEGKSVEIRQAAGLLLKNNLRTAYKMMSPAHQQYIKSELLPCLGAADKHIRSTVGTIISVVVQLGGILGWPELLQAFINCLDSNDLNHMEGAMDALSKICEDIPQVLDSDVPGLAERPINIFLPRLFQFFQSPHASLRKLSLGSVNQYIMLMPSALYASVDKYLHGLFGLANDPAAEVRKLVCAAFVQLIEVRPSVLEPHMKNVIEYMLQVNKDTDDEVALEACEFWSAYCDAQLPPEILREYLPRLIPILLSNMAYADDDESLAEAEEDESLPDRDQDLKPRFHTSRFHGSEDAEDDDDDSFNVWNLRKCSAAALDVLSNVFGDEILPTLMPIIQAKLAATGDEAWKDREAAVLALGAVGEGCINGLYPHLSEIVAFLIPLLDDKFPLIRSISCWTLSRFSKYIVQDSGHQKGYEQFDAALMGLLRRILDTNKRVQEAACSAFATLEEEAAEELAPRLEVILQHLMCAFGKYQRRNLRIVYDAIGTLADAVGGELNQPVYLEILMPPLIAKWHQVPNSDKDLFPLLECFTSIAQALGTGFTQFAQPVFQRCINIIQTQQLAKVDPVSAGVQYDKEFIVCSLDLLSGLTEGLGSGIESLVSQSNLRDLLLQCCMDDASDVRQSAFALLGDLARVCPVHLHPRLSEFLDIAAKQLNTPKLKETISVANNACWAIGELAIKVRQEISPIVMTVISCLVPILQHAEGLNKSLVENSAITLGRLAWVCPDLVSPHMEHFMQSWCIALSMIRDDIEKEDAFRGLCAMVRANPSGALSSLVFMCKAIASWHEIRSEELHNEVCQVLHGYKQMLRNGAWDQCMSALEPPVKDKLSKYQV, encoded by the exons ATGGCGGCGGCTGGAAGTGCTTCGTGGCAGCCACAAGAGGAGGGGTTGAAGGAGATCTGTGGACTGCTGGAGCAGCAGATTTCGCCATCTTCTTCGGCCGATAAATCTCAGATTTGGCAACAGCTTCAGCACTATTCTCAGTTCCCTGATTTCAATAACTATCTCGCTTTTATCCTTGCACGAGCCGAG GGTAAATCAGTAGAGATTCGACAAGCTGCTGGTTTGCTGCTGAAAAATAATCTAAGAACTGCATATAAGATGATGTCTCCGGCACACCAACAATATATAAAGTCAGAACTATTACCTTGTTTAGGAGCAGCAGATAAACACATTAGGTCAACAGTTGGGACAATTATATCTGTGGTTGTCCAACTAGGGGGGATTTTGGGGTGGCCTGAGTTGTTGCAAGCTTTTATAAATTGTTTGGATAGCAATGACCTAAATCACATGGAAGGTGCAATGGATGCATTGTCAAAG ATTTGTGAGGATATACCACAAGTGTTGGATTCGGATGTGCCTGGGTTAGCTGAAAGGCCTATTAACATATTCCTTCCTCGGTTATTTCAG TTTTTTCAGTCTCCACATGCTTCTCTGAGAAAGCTTTCATTGGGTTCTGTAAACCAATATATTATGTTGATGCCTTCT GCTTTGTATGCATCTGTGGATAAATACCTTCATGGTTTGTTTGGCCTTGCTAATGACCCTGCAGCAGAAGTGCGGAAATTG GTTTGTGCAGCATTTGTTCAGCTAATTGAAGTCCGTCCATCTGTTCTGGAG CCGCATATGAAGAATGTAATTGAATATATGTTGCAAGTAAATAAGGACACTGATGATGAGGTGGCACTTGAAGCATGTGAATTTTG GTCTGCTTATTGTGATGCGCAGTTACCACCTGAGATTTTGAGAGAATATTTACCACGTCTAATTCCA ATTTTATTGTCAAATATGGCTTATGCAGATGACGATGAATCACTTGCTGAGGCTGAG GAAGATGAGTCTCTTCCAGACAGAGATCAG GACCTAAAACCTCGATTTCATACGTCACGATTTCATGGTTCTGAGGATGCAGAAGATGAT GATGATGACTCATTCAATGTATGGAACTTAAGGAAATGCAGTGCAGCAGCTCTTGATGTTCTATCAAATGTGTTCGGGGATGAAATTCTTCCAACTTTGATGCCTATTATTCAG GCCAAGTTAGCTGCTACTGGTGATGAAGCCTGGAAAGATAGGGAAGCTGCTGTTTTAGCTCTTGGCGCAGTTGGTGAAGGTTGCATTAATGGTCTTTATCCTCATTTGTCTGAG ATTGTGGCATTTTTAATTCCCCTTTTAGATGATAAGTTTCCTCTCATAAGGAGTATTTCTTGTTGGACACTTTCTCGATTCAGCAAATACATTGTTCAG gaTAGTGGTCATCAAAAAGGCTATGAGCAATTTGATGCAGCTCTTATGGGTCTTCTGCGAAGAATATTAGATACTAACAAGCGGGTGCAAGAGGCTGCTTGTTCAGCTTTTGCAACACTTGAAGAG GAGGCTGCCGAAGAGTTGGCACCAAGGTTGGAAGTAATTTTACAGCATCTTATGTGTGCTTTTGGCAAGTATCAG AGGCGGAACCTCAGAATTGTTTATGATGCTATTGGAACTCTAGCAGATGCTGTTGGAGGGGAATTGAATCAG CCCGTCTATCTTGAAATTCTGATGCCTCCACTTATTGCGAAGTGGCATCAGGTTCCAAATTCTGACAAAGATCTCTTTCCACTGCTTGAGTGCTTCACTTCCATAGCGCAG GCATTAGGTACCGGGTTCACTCAATTTGCTCAGCCTGTATTTCAGAGGTGCATAAATATCATCCAGACTCAACAATTGGCCAAG GTTGATCCTGTTTCAGCTggggttcagtatgataaggagtTCATTGTATGCTCGCTAGATTTGCTTTCTGGACTAACAGAGGGTCTTGGTAGTGGAATAGAAAGTTTG GTCTCGCAGAGCAATTTGAGGGATCTGCTTCTGCAGTGTTGCATGGATGATGCTTCTGATGTTCGCCAAAGTGCCTTTGCACTTCTTGGGGACCTTGCTAGG GTTTGCCCTGTTCATTTGCATCCTCGTTTGTCTGAATTTCTTGATATAGCAGCAAAGCAATTG AATACTCCCAAGTTAAAGGAAACCATTTCAGTAGCGAACAATGCATGCTGGGCTATTGGCGAGCTAGCAATTAAG GTACGGCAAGAAATTTCTCCAATTGTCATGACAGTGATCTCATGTTTGGTTCCAATCCTTCAGCATGCTGAG GGGCTGAACAAGTCACTTGTTGAAAATAGTGCTATTACACTAGGGAGGCTTGCATGGGTCTGTCCAGATCTTGTATCGCCACATATGGAGCATTTCATGCAATCTTGGTGTATTGCTTTGTCTAT GATACGTGATGATATTGAGAAAGAAGATGCGTTCCGGGGCCTATGTGCAATG GTCAGGGCAAATCCATCAGGGGCTCTGAGTTCACTTGTTTTCATGTGCAAAGCTATTGCAAGTTGGCAT GAAATAAGGAGTGAAGAACTACATAATGAAGTTTGTCAGGTCTTGCACGGTTATAAACAG ATGCTTAGGAATGGGGCGTGGGACCAATGTATGTCTGCCTTGGAGCCACCTGTGAAGGATAAACTTTCAAAGTATCAAGTATAA
- the LOC108467065 gene encoding transportin-1-like isoform X2 gives MAAAGSASWQPQEEGLKEICGLLEQQISPSSSADKSQIWQQLQHYSQFPDFNNYLAFILARAEGKSVEIRQAAGLLLKNNLRTAYKMMSPAHQQYIKSELLPCLGAADKHIRSTVGTIISVVVQLGGILGWPELLQAFINCLDSNDLNHMEGAMDALSKICEDIPQVLDSDVPGLAERPINIFLPRLFQFFQSPHASLRKLSLGSVNQYIMLMPSALYASVDKYLHGLFGLANDPAAEVRKLVCAAFVQLIEVRPSVLEPHMKNVIEYMLQVNKDTDDEVALEACEFWSAYCDAQLPPEILREYLPRLIPILLSNMAYADDDESLAEAEEDESLPDRDQDLKPRFHTSRFHGSEDAEDDDDDSFNVWNLRKCSAAALDVLSNVFGDEILPTLMPIIQAKLAATGDEAWKDREAAVLALGAVGEGCINGLYPHLSEIVAFLIPLLDDKFPLIRSISCWTLSRFSKYIVQDSGHQKGYEQFDAALMGLLRRILDTNKRVQEAACSAFATLEEEAAEELAPRLEVILQHLMCAFGKYQRRNLRIVYDAIGTLADAVGGELNQPVYLEILMPPLIAKWHQVPNSDKDLFPLLECFTSIAQALGTGFTQFAQPVFQRCINIIQTQQLAKVDPVSAGVQYDKEFIVCSLDLLSGLTEGLGSGIESLSNLRDLLLQCCMDDASDVRQSAFALLGDLARVCPVHLHPRLSEFLDIAAKQLNTPKLKETISVANNACWAIGELAIKVRQEISPIVMTVISCLVPILQHAEGLNKSLVENSAITLGRLAWVCPDLVSPHMEHFMQSWCIALSMIRDDIEKEDAFRGLCAMVRANPSGALSSLVFMCKAIASWHEIRSEELHNEVCQVLHGYKQMLRNGAWDQCMSALEPPVKDKLSKYQV, from the exons ATGGCGGCGGCTGGAAGTGCTTCGTGGCAGCCACAAGAGGAGGGGTTGAAGGAGATCTGTGGACTGCTGGAGCAGCAGATTTCGCCATCTTCTTCGGCCGATAAATCTCAGATTTGGCAACAGCTTCAGCACTATTCTCAGTTCCCTGATTTCAATAACTATCTCGCTTTTATCCTTGCACGAGCCGAG GGTAAATCAGTAGAGATTCGACAAGCTGCTGGTTTGCTGCTGAAAAATAATCTAAGAACTGCATATAAGATGATGTCTCCGGCACACCAACAATATATAAAGTCAGAACTATTACCTTGTTTAGGAGCAGCAGATAAACACATTAGGTCAACAGTTGGGACAATTATATCTGTGGTTGTCCAACTAGGGGGGATTTTGGGGTGGCCTGAGTTGTTGCAAGCTTTTATAAATTGTTTGGATAGCAATGACCTAAATCACATGGAAGGTGCAATGGATGCATTGTCAAAG ATTTGTGAGGATATACCACAAGTGTTGGATTCGGATGTGCCTGGGTTAGCTGAAAGGCCTATTAACATATTCCTTCCTCGGTTATTTCAG TTTTTTCAGTCTCCACATGCTTCTCTGAGAAAGCTTTCATTGGGTTCTGTAAACCAATATATTATGTTGATGCCTTCT GCTTTGTATGCATCTGTGGATAAATACCTTCATGGTTTGTTTGGCCTTGCTAATGACCCTGCAGCAGAAGTGCGGAAATTG GTTTGTGCAGCATTTGTTCAGCTAATTGAAGTCCGTCCATCTGTTCTGGAG CCGCATATGAAGAATGTAATTGAATATATGTTGCAAGTAAATAAGGACACTGATGATGAGGTGGCACTTGAAGCATGTGAATTTTG GTCTGCTTATTGTGATGCGCAGTTACCACCTGAGATTTTGAGAGAATATTTACCACGTCTAATTCCA ATTTTATTGTCAAATATGGCTTATGCAGATGACGATGAATCACTTGCTGAGGCTGAG GAAGATGAGTCTCTTCCAGACAGAGATCAG GACCTAAAACCTCGATTTCATACGTCACGATTTCATGGTTCTGAGGATGCAGAAGATGAT GATGATGACTCATTCAATGTATGGAACTTAAGGAAATGCAGTGCAGCAGCTCTTGATGTTCTATCAAATGTGTTCGGGGATGAAATTCTTCCAACTTTGATGCCTATTATTCAG GCCAAGTTAGCTGCTACTGGTGATGAAGCCTGGAAAGATAGGGAAGCTGCTGTTTTAGCTCTTGGCGCAGTTGGTGAAGGTTGCATTAATGGTCTTTATCCTCATTTGTCTGAG ATTGTGGCATTTTTAATTCCCCTTTTAGATGATAAGTTTCCTCTCATAAGGAGTATTTCTTGTTGGACACTTTCTCGATTCAGCAAATACATTGTTCAG gaTAGTGGTCATCAAAAAGGCTATGAGCAATTTGATGCAGCTCTTATGGGTCTTCTGCGAAGAATATTAGATACTAACAAGCGGGTGCAAGAGGCTGCTTGTTCAGCTTTTGCAACACTTGAAGAG GAGGCTGCCGAAGAGTTGGCACCAAGGTTGGAAGTAATTTTACAGCATCTTATGTGTGCTTTTGGCAAGTATCAG AGGCGGAACCTCAGAATTGTTTATGATGCTATTGGAACTCTAGCAGATGCTGTTGGAGGGGAATTGAATCAG CCCGTCTATCTTGAAATTCTGATGCCTCCACTTATTGCGAAGTGGCATCAGGTTCCAAATTCTGACAAAGATCTCTTTCCACTGCTTGAGTGCTTCACTTCCATAGCGCAG GCATTAGGTACCGGGTTCACTCAATTTGCTCAGCCTGTATTTCAGAGGTGCATAAATATCATCCAGACTCAACAATTGGCCAAG GTTGATCCTGTTTCAGCTggggttcagtatgataaggagtTCATTGTATGCTCGCTAGATTTGCTTTCTGGACTAACAGAGGGTCTTGGTAGTGGAATAGAAAGTTTG AGCAATTTGAGGGATCTGCTTCTGCAGTGTTGCATGGATGATGCTTCTGATGTTCGCCAAAGTGCCTTTGCACTTCTTGGGGACCTTGCTAGG GTTTGCCCTGTTCATTTGCATCCTCGTTTGTCTGAATTTCTTGATATAGCAGCAAAGCAATTG AATACTCCCAAGTTAAAGGAAACCATTTCAGTAGCGAACAATGCATGCTGGGCTATTGGCGAGCTAGCAATTAAG GTACGGCAAGAAATTTCTCCAATTGTCATGACAGTGATCTCATGTTTGGTTCCAATCCTTCAGCATGCTGAG GGGCTGAACAAGTCACTTGTTGAAAATAGTGCTATTACACTAGGGAGGCTTGCATGGGTCTGTCCAGATCTTGTATCGCCACATATGGAGCATTTCATGCAATCTTGGTGTATTGCTTTGTCTAT GATACGTGATGATATTGAGAAAGAAGATGCGTTCCGGGGCCTATGTGCAATG GTCAGGGCAAATCCATCAGGGGCTCTGAGTTCACTTGTTTTCATGTGCAAAGCTATTGCAAGTTGGCAT GAAATAAGGAGTGAAGAACTACATAATGAAGTTTGTCAGGTCTTGCACGGTTATAAACAG ATGCTTAGGAATGGGGCGTGGGACCAATGTATGTCTGCCTTGGAGCCACCTGTGAAGGATAAACTTTCAAAGTATCAAGTATAA